A genomic stretch from Triticum urartu cultivar G1812 unplaced genomic scaffold, Tu2.1 TuUngrouped_contig_8516, whole genome shotgun sequence includes:
- the LOC125531951 gene encoding uncharacterized protein LOC125531951: MEKVMVAATCAALEAVLLHSVRLDFQELARMLALCPRLRVLGLRSCTDISRVAVTPAMGLSSLRTVTIIDCSSLIGVDFAVVYSLLSFRYSGGFCFYLPGDAMFADLDIRFGIKKSRNVLICQKVFSGWFETRVCSKLATLTICSNVLFVVSSLLNATSHAQSTKMVGDLFPRMTELQLIMLEMKAPELANIYVFLKNSGCSNLERLFVQLPTAPSGLLVDSFDYVGLEPPPDVLENLKVVKITNFSWNRYELQLVFFLLRKASSLHKLVLITPSLEPLHVPGIQKADLLFLAEAVANGKVILSGSDDAATQPFHSDVSADF; the protein is encoded by the exons ATGGAGAAGGTCATGGTGGCGGCAACGTGCGCTGCCTTGGaggccgtcctcctccactccgTCCGCCTCGACTTCCAGGAATTGGCGAGGATGCTGGCGCTGTGCCCTCGTCTCCGCGTCCTCGGCCTGCGCTCCTGCACGGACATCAGTCGTGTCGCCGTGACGCCGGCGATGGGGCTCTCCAGCCTCAGGACCGTCACCATCATAGACTGCAGCTCCCTCATTGGTGTGGACTTCGCGGTGGTTTATAGCCTCCTGTCGTTCCGCTACAGCGGCGGGTTTTGCTTCTATCTGCCCGGCGATGCCATGTTCGCCGACCTCGACATCCGTTTCGGCATCAAGAAAAGCCGCAATGTCCTCATCTGCCAGAAG GTGTTCAGTGGCTGGTTCGAAACCCGTGTTTGCTCGAAACTTGCTACCCTCACCATCTGCAGCAATGTCCTCTTT GTTGTGTCTTCCTTGCTTAATGCAACCTCACATGCCCAATCGACCAAGATGGTGGGCGACTTATTTCCAAGAATGACGGAACTACAGTTGATTATGTTAGAAATGAAGGCCCCTGAGCTTGCAAACATCTATGTGTTCCTCAAGAACAGCGGCTGTTCTAATCTGGAGAGGCTTTTTGTGCAG CTCCCTACTGCACCGAGCGGGCTCTTGGTGGATTCGTTTGACTATGTGGGGTTAGAGCCACCACCGGATGTTTTGGAAAACCTCAAGGTGGTAAAGATTACGAATTTCAGTTGGAACCGCTATGAGCTGCAGCTGGTGTTTTTTTTGTTGAGGAAGGCTAGCTCTCTTCATAAACTGGTACTGATTACTCCCAGTTTGGAGCCGTTGCATGTGCCCGGTATCCAGAAGGCAGACCTTTTGTTTCTTGCAGAAGCTGTGGCGAATGGAAAAGTAATTCTCAGTGGGTCTGACGATGCGGCAACCCAGCCATTTCATTCAGATGTCTCTGCCGACTTTTAG